The Syntrophorhabdaceae bacterium genome has a window encoding:
- a CDS encoding DUF2325 domain-containing protein, producing the protein MCVALIGGMDRLERDYETEALRHGVELRVFTKTKTGLVTRLKAVDVMVMFTGKVSHQLRREAVNAARSRSIPMIMIHSCGVCSLRGCLQRLMASEKGDAGQTGPVDSCRGRYCRRTAER; encoded by the coding sequence TGCGTTGCGTTAATTGGTGGAATGGACAGGCTGGAGCGGGACTATGAGACTGAAGCGCTGAGACATGGAGTGGAATTGAGGGTCTTTACCAAAACGAAGACGGGTCTGGTGACACGCCTCAAGGCCGTCGACGTGATGGTGATGTTCACCGGCAAGGTGTCGCATCAGTTGAGAAGGGAAGCGGTGAACGCCGCCAGGTCAAGGAGCATCCCTATGATCATGATCCATTCCTGCGGCGTATGCAGTTTGCGGGGATGTCTGCAGCGTCTTATGGCATCAGAAAAAGGGGACGCCGGGCAGACCGGACCTGTGGATTCATGCCGGGGCAGATATTGCCGCCGCACCGCTGAAAGGTAG
- a CDS encoding transporter, whose protein sequence is MITLSQIGLSRAKTLKVALVLAMVISLPPAAFAARPLITDDAGTLGKGAFQVELGFEMSDHRTDDDGVVTREDASSASTTLSYGILDNLDVLLGMPYEKMKIREDGDTIHNEDGITDMTLEAKWRFFEKDGFAMALKPGVSFPTGNHNKGFGTGRMTYGALFIATKDIGPVSFHLNAGYKRNENKTDDRKDIWGADLAGVVTVAKPFKLVANVGMKTNTDRQASTDPAFFLGGLIYSITDKIDLDLGYKRGLNKAEADNTYIGGLMIRF, encoded by the coding sequence ATGATCACATTGTCGCAGATCGGGTTAAGCAGAGCAAAGACGCTGAAGGTAGCCCTCGTTCTTGCCATGGTCATTTCCCTGCCGCCGGCGGCTTTTGCCGCCCGGCCGCTGATCACCGATGACGCGGGGACCCTTGGGAAGGGTGCGTTCCAGGTGGAGCTGGGTTTCGAAATGTCCGACCACAGGACGGATGACGACGGCGTGGTGACCAGGGAAGATGCATCTTCCGCCAGTACTACCCTTTCCTATGGCATTCTCGACAATTTGGACGTTCTTCTGGGAATGCCCTATGAGAAGATGAAGATCAGGGAAGACGGTGATACCATCCACAACGAAGATGGTATCACCGACATGACGCTGGAGGCAAAGTGGCGGTTCTTCGAGAAGGACGGTTTTGCCATGGCACTGAAGCCCGGGGTGTCCTTCCCGACGGGGAATCACAACAAGGGTTTCGGAACCGGCCGAATGACCTACGGAGCGCTCTTCATAGCCACAAAGGACATAGGACCGGTCTCCTTTCATCTCAATGCCGGGTACAAACGCAATGAGAACAAAACGGATGATAGAAAGGACATATGGGGAGCCGACCTAGCGGGTGTGGTAACGGTGGCGAAACCGTTCAAACTTGTGGCGAATGTGGGAATGAAGACGAATACCGACCGGCAGGCATCCACCGACCCCGCCTTCTTCCTCGGGGGTCTCATCTACTCCATAACTGACAAGATCGACCTCGACCTCGGCTACAAGCGCGGCCTCAATAAAGCCGAGGCCGACAACACATACATCGGCGGATTGATGATAAGGTTTTAA
- a CDS encoding alpha-amylase family glycosyl hydrolase codes for MSRRARDTYRFSDPLFTLSGNIIFTNFLAARTFAQEINKKRDLILYPESAIRAGALIAMGLIDEILHYVVGTYVDATQKDIMAHALSHLETKLGREEMERVIRQFSDEFPPLGVYQRKTTIDEYLRGQTGETSNRQIVLEEMLLLWLANMNPAFSPFVELFDDSSLRRETPFLTVIAELRHFFDTQILFGPEGQNLIDMLRSPAIAVPHSLSGQLEYIIEHWGYLLGTKFISRMLKSLDLFKEEEKMPFLGPGEAQIYRYTGLESETEQFSADKDWMPRLILIAKNVYVWLDQLSKSYGRPINKLDQIPDEELETLSKRGFTGVWLIGVWERSAASQSIKQMCGNPEAVPSAYSLHDYIIAHDLGGEEAFVDLRDRATRMGIRLASDMVPNHVGIYSRWVIEHPDWFVAVDHNPFPWYSYAGPNLSHDDRVSIQIEDHYYNRTDAAVVFKRRDNWTGDERFVYHGNDGTSMPWNDTAQLNYLHPEVREAMIRTIIHVARKFPVIRFDAAMTLTKKHFQRLWFPEPGTGGAIPTRTEHSLTYDDFSNAMPKEFWREVVDRIAVEAPDTLLLAEAFWLLEGYFVRTLGMHRVYNSAFMNMLRDEENSKYRLVMKNTLEFDPQILRRFVNFMNNPDERTAVDQFGTGDKYFGVCTMMATMPGLPMFGHGQVEGYAEKYGMEYRRAYWDETPNQYLVERHQREISPLLHQRHLFADVENFLLYDFFTPEGGVNEDIFAYSNRFGDTRTLFVFHNKYAPAKGWIHRSVAFSVREDHTETRRLMQKDLAEGLGLRRDGGYFTIFKDHVSNLEYLRENRELAEKGLFVDLQAYQYHVFIDFRQVEDNEWHHYGQLCSYLNGRAVPSIEETMREIFLQPIHQYFRQLVNPSFFRHILITHRDIVNREVLLPPSALTDEVTHKLGNLLREIKTYTGSSQDEQVIIHEVTRKLTTLMTSHPFTEHIADSETDVHALLSQELSAAHLAWLFVHVLGGLIDGAGTREEVSRSWIDEWLFGRIIGETLGELGYDEKEARAAQLLIKIFTTHQSWCEEPNARAVLTSLMADGDVHYFLGVNRYQGVLWFSKEAFNDMIAWMHFTAGVSIMSREGAEERKMLDGLRECFKAIGMLHRASLSSEYQLEKLMTIVKEDNQ; via the coding sequence GTGTCACGAAGGGCAAGGGACACGTATCGGTTCAGTGATCCCCTTTTCACCCTGAGCGGCAATATCATTTTTACCAACTTCCTTGCAGCCCGCACCTTCGCGCAGGAGATCAACAAGAAGCGGGACCTTATCCTCTATCCCGAAAGTGCGATACGCGCGGGTGCGCTCATTGCCATGGGTCTCATTGACGAGATCCTCCACTATGTGGTTGGCACATATGTGGACGCGACACAGAAGGATATCATGGCCCACGCCCTTTCCCATCTGGAGACAAAACTTGGCCGCGAGGAGATGGAGAGGGTCATACGCCAGTTCAGCGACGAATTTCCACCCCTTGGCGTCTATCAGAGAAAAACGACGATCGATGAGTACTTGAGGGGCCAGACGGGCGAGACCTCTAACCGGCAGATAGTGCTCGAGGAGATGCTCCTCCTCTGGCTCGCGAACATGAACCCCGCCTTCTCTCCCTTCGTTGAACTCTTCGACGATTCCTCTCTCAGGAGGGAGACGCCATTTCTCACGGTTATCGCGGAATTGAGGCACTTTTTTGACACCCAGATCCTCTTCGGCCCGGAGGGGCAGAACCTGATCGACATGCTCCGCAGTCCCGCCATAGCCGTGCCCCACTCCCTGTCGGGACAACTCGAATACATCATCGAGCACTGGGGATACCTACTCGGCACCAAATTCATCTCTCGCATGCTCAAAAGCCTCGATCTTTTCAAGGAAGAGGAGAAGATGCCTTTTCTCGGGCCCGGTGAGGCGCAGATCTATCGCTATACCGGCCTGGAATCCGAAACGGAACAATTCAGCGCCGACAAGGACTGGATGCCGCGGCTGATCCTCATTGCCAAGAACGTGTATGTCTGGCTCGATCAACTGTCAAAATCATATGGCCGGCCGATAAACAAACTCGACCAGATACCCGATGAAGAGCTTGAAACCCTGAGCAAACGGGGCTTCACCGGTGTATGGCTCATCGGGGTATGGGAGCGCAGCGCCGCTTCGCAGAGCATCAAGCAGATGTGCGGCAACCCCGAGGCGGTTCCTTCGGCTTACTCGCTCCATGATTACATCATTGCCCATGACCTCGGCGGCGAGGAGGCCTTCGTCGACCTCAGGGACCGCGCGACCCGGATGGGTATCCGGCTTGCCAGTGACATGGTGCCGAATCATGTGGGGATCTACTCGCGCTGGGTCATCGAGCATCCCGATTGGTTCGTTGCTGTCGATCACAACCCCTTTCCCTGGTATTCCTACGCCGGGCCCAACCTATCTCACGACGACCGCGTCTCCATCCAGATAGAGGACCATTATTACAACCGCACAGATGCCGCCGTTGTCTTCAAACGCCGTGACAACTGGACGGGAGACGAAAGGTTCGTCTATCACGGCAATGACGGGACGAGCATGCCCTGGAACGACACCGCCCAGTTGAACTATCTCCATCCCGAGGTGCGCGAGGCGATGATCCGGACCATTATCCACGTGGCCCGGAAATTTCCCGTCATCCGTTTTGATGCCGCCATGACGCTCACGAAGAAACATTTTCAGAGGCTCTGGTTCCCCGAACCGGGAACAGGCGGGGCCATACCCACGCGAACGGAACACAGCCTGACCTATGACGACTTTTCGAATGCCATGCCCAAGGAGTTCTGGCGCGAGGTCGTCGACCGCATCGCCGTGGAGGCGCCGGATACGCTCCTGCTCGCCGAGGCGTTCTGGCTGCTGGAGGGATATTTCGTCAGGACCCTGGGCATGCACCGCGTTTACAACAGCGCCTTCATGAACATGCTCCGCGACGAGGAGAACTCCAAGTATCGTCTTGTCATGAAGAACACCCTGGAGTTCGATCCGCAGATACTTCGCCGTTTCGTCAATTTCATGAACAACCCCGACGAACGGACCGCGGTGGACCAATTCGGCACCGGCGACAAGTATTTCGGGGTCTGCACCATGATGGCCACAATGCCCGGTCTTCCCATGTTCGGCCATGGGCAGGTCGAAGGTTACGCGGAGAAGTATGGAATGGAATACCGCCGCGCCTACTGGGACGAGACACCCAATCAGTATCTCGTCGAACGCCATCAGCGGGAGATATCCCCTCTTCTTCACCAGCGCCACCTCTTTGCCGACGTGGAGAACTTTCTTCTCTATGACTTCTTCACACCCGAGGGAGGCGTCAATGAAGACATCTTTGCATATTCGAACCGTTTCGGGGACACCAGGACTCTCTTTGTCTTTCATAACAAATACGCGCCGGCAAAAGGCTGGATCCATAGATCTGTCGCATTCTCCGTCAGGGAAGACCATACAGAAACCCGCCGACTCATGCAGAAGGATCTTGCGGAGGGTCTCGGCCTCAGACGGGATGGCGGGTATTTCACGATCTTTAAAGACCATGTCTCGAATCTGGAATACCTGAGGGAAAACAGGGAGCTGGCTGAAAAGGGTCTTTTTGTGGACCTTCAGGCCTATCAGTATCACGTGTTTATCGATTTCAGACAGGTCGAAGACAACGAATGGCACCATTACGGGCAGTTATGCAGTTATCTCAACGGCAGGGCCGTTCCCAGCATCGAAGAAACCATGCGCGAGATCTTTCTGCAGCCCATCCATCAATATTTCCGGCAACTGGTAAACCCCTCCTTCTTCAGACATATCCTGATCACCCACCGGGACATAGTGAACCGCGAGGTCTTGCTGCCGCCCAGTGCCCTGACCGATGAGGTTACGCACAAGCTTGGAAACCTTCTTCGCGAGATCAAGACATACACTGGCTCATCGCAGGATGAACAGGTCATCATCCATGAGGTCACGAGGAAGCTCACGACGCTGATGACATCCCATCCTTTCACAGAGCATATTGCCGACAGCGAGACGGATGTCCATGCCCTCCTGTCCCAGGAGCTTTCCGCCGCTCACCTGGCATGGCTTTTCGTCCATGTCCTTGGAGGCCTCATCGATGGCGCCGGGACCCGCGAGGAGGTCAGCAGAAGCTGGATAGACGAATGGCTCTTCGGCCGGATCATCGGCGAAACGCTGGGGGAACTCGGCTACGACGAAAAGGAGGCACGTGCCGCACAACTGCTCATCAAGATATTCACCACTCACCAGAGCTGGTGCGAGGAGCCGAACGCGCGGGCAGTTCTTACATCGCTCATGGCCGACGGCGATGTTCATTATTTCCTGGGAGTAAATCGTTATCAGGGCGTTCTGTGGTTCAGCAAAGAGGCCTTCAACGACATGATCGCCTGGATGCACTTCACCGCCGGCGTTTCGATAATGTCCCGGGAAGGGGCCGAGGAAAGGAAAATGCTTGACGGGCTCCGCGAGTGTTTCAAGGCCATAGGCATGCTGCACCGGGCATCCCTGTCGTCGGAATACCAGTTGGAGAAACTGATGACCATTGTAAAAGAAGATAACCAATAA
- the murJ gene encoding murein biosynthesis integral membrane protein MurJ — MEQKASEPPRRNPALDIIRKGSVITIITLISRPLGYVREAIQAYLFGATLLVDAFIVAFNFPELIQTLFFSGATSAFLIPVCTKYLNDREEYSRIYSTFINISVILTLFVSLAFFLFSGTVIRMIAPGFTEEARTITNNLFLIMIPVIAFHTLLSVMKAFLNAKEHFAAPELSGIVWNLFFIASAVLLGKKLGIYSLAIGVSVGSFLQIVMQYPYLRKFGIRYHLALDLKHPAITTAKRLFAGALIATSIVPINSFVGRIIASYLPHGEVASLSYAFRIFILPFSLFAVPVYTVMFSKLSKLFHDNDMQDFKAHIDSSIVLICVTLIPATILLCATGDLCVKILYERGAFTAADTAMTNRALFGYSVGLIFYALSISFVRIFNAMHDMKTPALIGITSIALNAVIASILMVPFRNLGISLATSIVSLYNFLFLYIILRHRTRYTMARPAMRDIIKSLLAGILLTLFIVLTRRLLPGGLLVPLFLSAFFTIAVYGIMFKSYYRRLLRRR, encoded by the coding sequence TTGGAACAGAAAGCATCTGAACCCCCGCGCCGAAACCCGGCACTGGACATCATTCGCAAAGGCTCCGTCATCACGATCATCACACTTATCAGCAGACCGCTGGGCTACGTCCGTGAGGCCATCCAGGCGTATCTTTTCGGGGCCACCCTTCTTGTCGATGCCTTCATCGTGGCATTCAATTTTCCGGAACTTATCCAGACGCTCTTCTTCTCGGGTGCAACGAGCGCCTTTCTCATACCGGTGTGCACCAAATACCTTAACGACCGCGAGGAATACTCCCGCATTTACTCGACATTCATAAACATCTCTGTGATCCTCACCCTCTTCGTTTCCCTTGCCTTCTTCCTCTTCAGCGGGACCGTGATCCGGATGATCGCTCCGGGGTTCACCGAAGAAGCCAGGACGATCACGAACAACCTCTTCCTTATCATGATACCCGTCATTGCCTTTCACACGCTCCTTTCCGTCATGAAGGCATTTCTCAATGCAAAAGAGCATTTTGCCGCCCCCGAGCTGTCGGGAATAGTCTGGAACCTCTTTTTTATAGCGTCGGCGGTCCTTCTCGGAAAGAAACTCGGCATCTACAGTCTTGCAATAGGGGTCAGCGTTGGGTCTTTTCTGCAGATCGTCATGCAGTACCCTTACCTGAGGAAATTCGGTATCCGGTACCACCTGGCGCTCGATCTCAAGCATCCCGCCATCACCACCGCGAAACGCCTTTTCGCCGGGGCGCTTATCGCAACGTCCATCGTGCCCATCAACAGTTTCGTCGGAAGGATCATCGCGTCCTACCTGCCTCACGGTGAGGTGGCCTCCCTGTCCTATGCCTTCAGGATATTCATCCTCCCCTTCAGTCTATTTGCGGTTCCCGTGTACACCGTAATGTTCTCAAAGCTCTCGAAACTTTTTCACGATAATGACATGCAGGATTTCAAGGCCCACATAGACAGCTCGATCGTCCTCATTTGCGTCACCCTTATCCCCGCCACCATCCTGCTGTGCGCCACAGGCGATCTGTGCGTGAAGATACTCTACGAACGGGGCGCCTTTACCGCAGCCGATACGGCAATGACGAACCGGGCCCTCTTCGGCTACAGCGTGGGGCTTATCTTCTACGCCCTGTCCATCTCCTTCGTGAGGATATTCAATGCCATGCACGACATGAAGACGCCGGCCCTCATCGGCATCACCTCCATCGCGCTCAATGCCGTCATCGCATCCATTCTCATGGTCCCCTTCAGGAATCTGGGGATATCCCTGGCAACCTCCATCGTGTCCCTGTACAACTTTCTCTTTCTCTACATCATCCTCAGGCACAGGACGCGCTACACGATGGCCCGGCCGGCCATGAGAGACATCATCAAGTCCCTCCTTGCCGGGATACTTCTGACCCTTTTTATCGTCCTCACTCGCCGCCTTCTGCCCGGCGGCCTCCTTGTCCCGCTTTTTCTCAGCGCTTTTTTCACAATTGCTGTTTATGGTATAATGTTCAAAAGCTATTATCGAAGGCTCTTGCGCAGGAGATAA
- a CDS encoding sigma-70 family RNA polymerase sigma factor, with product MSAEKDAIDFVHYDDIQVERLYMRDLRKLPVITVEEEKMYARMVAEGSPEARTKMIESNLRLVVKIARRYVNQGMSLLDLIEEGNIGLIKAVEKFDLARECRFSTYATWWIKQSIERSIANHSRTIRLPVHVSSRVNRISKIISAAVEKTGREPSLEEISSESGYRIDFVRNLFTMAIKTYSLESYIDENSKLTLEEVIPNPDNEEPLSILEHTRRMEEVASWLDTLNSDERQVLLLRFGLDGDDPQTLESIGKTFGVTRERIRQIEQKALNKLRKTVKRRNIGTESI from the coding sequence ATGAGCGCGGAAAAGGACGCAATAGATTTTGTCCATTATGACGATATCCAGGTAGAACGCCTCTACATGAGGGACCTGCGCAAGTTACCCGTCATAACCGTCGAGGAAGAAAAGATGTACGCCCGCATGGTGGCCGAGGGCAGCCCCGAGGCGCGCACCAAGATGATAGAATCAAACCTGCGTCTCGTCGTGAAGATAGCACGCAGATATGTGAATCAGGGAATGAGCCTCCTTGACCTCATCGAGGAAGGAAACATCGGTCTTATCAAGGCCGTGGAGAAGTTTGACCTGGCAAGGGAATGTCGGTTCTCCACATATGCCACATGGTGGATAAAACAATCCATCGAGCGGTCAATCGCAAACCATTCGCGGACAATAAGACTGCCCGTCCATGTATCATCCAGGGTAAACAGGATATCGAAGATCATCAGCGCCGCCGTGGAAAAGACGGGCCGCGAGCCTTCGCTGGAAGAGATCTCCAGCGAATCGGGATACCGCATCGATTTCGTCAGAAACCTTTTCACCATGGCGATAAAAACGTACTCCCTCGAAAGCTATATCGACGAGAACAGCAAACTCACCCTCGAGGAAGTGATCCCCAATCCGGACAACGAGGAGCCTCTTTCCATCCTGGAGCATACAAGACGCATGGAGGAAGTCGCCTCGTGGCTCGACACCCTCAACTCCGACGAAAGACAGGTGCTCCTTCTGCGTTTCGGCCTTGACGGGGACGACCCGCAGACACTGGAATCCATAGGGAAGACCTTTGGCGTAACACGAGAACGGATACGCCAGATCGAACAGAAAGCTCTCAATAAACTCCGTAAAACTGTCAAGAGACGGAATATTGGAACAGAAAGCATCTGA
- a CDS encoding protein-L-isoaspartate(D-aspartate) O-methyltransferase, whose amino-acid sequence MMNQYRSKRQLMVDTQITARGVTDRSVLNAMLKVPRHLFVDEALWPEAYEDHPLPIGEKQTISQPYIVALMSELLRLTGKEKVLEIGTGSGYQCAILAELADQVYTIERIPAIAKRARRIFDQLKYANVIVHIGDGTLGWKEHSPYDGIIVTAASPHPPAALLEQLAAGGRLVIPIGDEFSQDLVAFTRDDKNSYTEENYGSCRFVKLIGQQGWRE is encoded by the coding sequence ATGATGAACCAATACCGGAGCAAACGCCAGTTGATGGTGGATACACAGATCACTGCCCGAGGTGTGACGGACAGGAGCGTTCTGAATGCCATGTTGAAGGTTCCGAGACATCTCTTCGTCGATGAGGCCCTGTGGCCCGAAGCGTACGAGGATCACCCTCTTCCCATAGGCGAGAAACAGACCATCTCACAGCCTTATATAGTGGCCCTCATGTCGGAACTCCTTCGTCTCACGGGAAAGGAAAAGGTCCTTGAGATCGGTACGGGGTCGGGCTATCAATGCGCCATCCTCGCGGAGCTTGCGGACCAGGTCTACACCATAGAGCGTATACCCGCCATTGCAAAACGGGCGCGAAGGATCTTCGATCAGTTGAAATACGCCAACGTGATCGTTCACATCGGCGACGGCACCCTTGGCTGGAAGGAACACAGCCCCTACGACGGCATCATCGTGACTGCAGCCTCCCCCCACCCTCCGGCCGCCCTTCTCGAGCAGCTTGCCGCGGGAGGCAGGCTTGTTATTCCCATCGGAGACGAATTCTCCCAGGACCTCGTTGCCTTTACCCGGGATGACAAGAACAGCTATACGGAAGAGAACTACGGCAGCTGCAGGTTCGTAAAACTGATCGGGCAGCAGGGATGGAGAGAATGA
- the proC gene encoding pyrroline-5-carboxylate reductase, which translates to MDKVGIVGVGNMGESILKALLRNGIRKDNLCFVEAKKDRALYIGKTYGIKDEEKAAKLAKTSDLIVVAVKPQDARRILPDIASSMDASKILISIMAGVTMSNIQMLSGKPVKVVRMMPNIAVKVGQGVIGVAAGADVATEDLGKIKTLFSSAGLTVDVGEELMDAVTSLGASSPAFFLFFLEAMIDAGVKIGIPRDKAKTISLQVIKGTVAMLEEENIHPALMREMITSPGGTTISGLAVLEDKAFRGSVMEAIEKASQRAKELSL; encoded by the coding sequence ATGGACAAGGTCGGGATCGTGGGCGTGGGGAATATGGGGGAGTCTATTCTCAAAGCCCTGTTGCGAAACGGGATCAGGAAGGACAACCTTTGCTTTGTTGAGGCAAAAAAGGACCGCGCCCTCTATATCGGAAAAACATACGGCATCAAGGATGAAGAGAAGGCTGCGAAGCTCGCGAAGACGTCCGATCTCATCGTTGTGGCCGTCAAGCCCCAGGATGCCCGAAGGATACTTCCCGATATAGCCTCCTCCATGGATGCATCGAAGATCCTCATCTCCATCATGGCCGGTGTCACCATGTCGAACATCCAGATGCTCTCGGGCAAACCTGTCAAGGTCGTCAGGATGATGCCCAACATCGCCGTCAAGGTCGGTCAGGGCGTCATAGGCGTCGCGGCGGGCGCGGATGTAGCCACGGAGGACCTCGGGAAGATAAAGACGCTCTTCTCTTCCGCGGGCCTCACCGTCGACGTGGGGGAAGAACTGATGGATGCCGTCACTTCGCTCGGCGCCAGCAGCCCGGCTTTTTTTCTTTTCTTCCTGGAAGCGATGATCGATGCCGGTGTCAAGATCGGCATTCCCAGGGACAAGGCAAAGACGATCTCCCTCCAGGTCATCAAGGGGACCGTTGCCATGCTGGAGGAAGAAAATATCCACCCCGCATTGATGCGTGAAATGATAACCTCACCGGGGGGCACAACCATCAGCGGTCTTGCCGTCCTGGAGGACAAGGCTTTCAGGGGAAGCGTCATGGAGGCAATAGAAAAGGCCTCTCAGAGGGCAAAAGAGCTTTCCCTATGA
- a CDS encoding Smr/MutS family protein codes for MDDNDPINKPFSELSRFLKEHRIKVKKEPTASRTKEAAPAPQEEERLLSEAMEGVRTIRRGERKIRAKKHAPVMAPSRENEEERLLREVLADHSVINVTNLPEYMEGCVEGINPLIMEKLRKGEFSVQQVIDLHGLSIESARETFEYFLSDAVRKGLRCVKVIHGRGLRSKRDPIIKDYLKTWIVRAMHRKWVTAFSNATMAEGGPGATCILLRSKPEKKRIHIIG; via the coding sequence ATGGATGATAACGATCCCATCAACAAACCCTTTTCCGAACTCTCCCGCTTCCTGAAGGAACACCGCATCAAAGTGAAGAAAGAGCCAACGGCGTCGCGAACCAAAGAGGCGGCCCCTGCCCCCCAGGAAGAAGAGCGCCTTTTGAGCGAGGCCATGGAAGGTGTGCGGACGATCCGCCGGGGCGAAAGGAAAATAAGGGCAAAAAAGCACGCGCCCGTCATGGCGCCCTCCAGGGAGAATGAAGAAGAAAGACTCTTGCGGGAGGTGCTGGCGGACCACAGCGTTATCAACGTCACCAACCTTCCGGAGTACATGGAGGGCTGTGTCGAAGGCATAAATCCCCTCATCATGGAAAAACTCCGGAAGGGCGAGTTCTCCGTCCAGCAGGTCATAGATCTCCACGGTCTCTCGATAGAGAGCGCCCGCGAGACTTTCGAATACTTCCTCAGCGACGCCGTCAGGAAAGGCCTCAGATGCGTGAAGGTGATCCACGGCCGGGGCCTCAGGTCAAAACGGGACCCCATTATCAAAGATTACCTCAAGACATGGATAGTACGAGCAATGCACCGCAAATGGGTGACCGCCTTTTCAAACGCCACAATGGCCGAGGGCGGCCCCGGCGCCACCTGCATCCTCCTGAGAAGCAAACCGGAAAAGAAACGGATACATATAATAGGGTAG
- the exbB gene encoding TonB-system energizer ExbB produces the protein MQWLAYLIDYGIIGLLGVMSFFSVAFFVERYLFFKRLDISCYHEDRKVLEIDITKRMSVIATIGSNAPYVGLLGTVLGIMLTFSTIGSQGYVDATGVMFGLALALKATAIGLVVAIPSIVFHNYLVRKVKVALLRWDAAYGGSSRPAGGDGPGRG, from the coding sequence ATGCAATGGCTGGCTTACCTGATAGATTACGGGATCATCGGGCTTTTGGGAGTAATGTCATTTTTTTCCGTCGCTTTCTTTGTCGAGCGTTATCTTTTTTTCAAGCGCCTCGACATTTCCTGCTACCATGAGGACAGAAAAGTGTTGGAGATAGATATTACAAAAAGGATGTCCGTCATCGCTACCATAGGGAGCAATGCCCCTTATGTGGGTCTTCTCGGCACCGTTTTGGGTATCATGCTCACCTTCTCGACCATCGGCAGTCAGGGATACGTGGATGCGACGGGCGTCATGTTCGGCCTCGCACTGGCACTCAAGGCTACCGCTATCGGGCTTGTCGTGGCCATACCATCCATTGTCTTTCACAACTACCTCGTCAGGAAGGTCAAGGTAGCCCTTCTGCGGTGGGATGCCGCTTACGGAGGCAGTTCCAGGCCGGCAGGCGGGGATGGGCCCGGACGGGGCTGA
- a CDS encoding biopolymer transporter ExbD, with product MDEKEFNYINMIPFIDVMLVLLVIVLMTGTFVATGIIPVDLPKTSGAQENAMKTGVIEIDRSGVVYYQARRVELAGLKDALGGTSRDTPFLIRADRDIHLQRFVEVLETVKSMGFRKVSLQTEEEN from the coding sequence ATGGATGAAAAAGAATTTAACTATATCAATATGATCCCCTTCATCGACGTCATGCTTGTCCTTCTCGTGATAGTCCTCATGACCGGGACTTTCGTGGCGACGGGCATAATCCCCGTTGATCTCCCAAAAACGAGCGGGGCTCAGGAGAATGCCATGAAGACGGGGGTCATCGAGATAGATAGAAGCGGCGTTGTTTACTATCAGGCACGGCGCGTCGAACTGGCGGGCCTGAAGGATGCCCTCGGCGGCACCTCACGTGACACCCCGTTTTTGATAAGGGCTGACAGGGATATTCACCTCCAGCGATTTGTCGAGGTCCTTGAAACAGTGAAGTCCATGGGTTTCAGGAAGGTAAGTCTCCAGACAGAGGAAGAGAATTGA